In Brevinematales bacterium, the DNA window TACTGCTCGGCCAGACACTTTCCGGCGAGGCGATCGTGCAGAACCTCAAGGAAAACCTCGCGAAAATCGGGGTGATCGCCGAGCCCCGCGTACTGGAATGGTCGGCGTTCGACGCGCGCCTCAAGGAGCATTCGTTCGAGGCGGCATGTTTCGGGTGGAGCACGGATATCGACCCCGACCCGTTCGATCTCTGGCATTCCAGCCAGATCAAGAACGGCATCAATTACTGTAATTACTCGAACCCTGAAGTGGACAAGCTGATCGAGATGGGGCGTATCGAACTCGATCCGAAAAAGCGCGAGGAGATCTATCACAAAGTCCATAAAATTCTCGCCGAGGATCAGCCGATGACGGTACTGTTCGACCCGATCGCGGTCACGGCGTTTAAAAAAGAGCTTAAAGGGGTGCAAATCGTGCCAGGGCTTTATCTCCACGAGTACTATGCGGGGCTTATCAAATGGTATAAGACCGATAAGAAGTAGGGGCAATAAAATCGCCGGATGAGTCCGCCGTTTGTTGACGGAATCCGCGATATAATATAAAATATCCCGTTATTTTTTAATTTAGTGCGGAACCCCACCGGGACTGCAAGGAGGCGACAATGAAAAAAGCGGAATTGAAGGATTTAAAGAAAGCCGATCTGGAGAAGAAAGCTAAAGATTTGGGAATAAAAGTGGGCGCGGGGATGAGCAAAGAGGATATTATCGACCAGATCGTCAAGGTTACAAAAACGTCTGACGGCAAGGGCGCCAAGAAGAAAGACGACGTCAAGCCGTTAAAGCAGACGAAGCTCAACGGTATCAGCGACACGATGAAAGGGGAAAGCAAGAAATTCGAAATCGAGGACAAGCGCGGGTATGTCGAACCTACCTACGAACTGGTCGGCGACGAGACCTATGTCCTTCCCCCGGAGTACGGCGATACCAAAATCACCCTTTTAGTGCAGGACCCTTACTGGATGCACGCGTACTGGGAGATCAACGACGATGCGCGCAAGAAGTTCAAAATCGAACGCGGTAAGCACAATATGCCGATGGCGATCCGAGTGTATAACGCCAAGACAAAGGAAAGTTTCGACGTCGAGATCAACGATAACGCGCGGAGCTGGTATTTCAAGATACCCATCGCGGGACTCCCGTTCTATGCCGAACTCGGCATCAAGGACGCGAAGGGTAAATTCGTCGTGATCGCGCAGTCGAACACGGTCAATGTCCCGACCGATAAACCGTCGGAAGTGATCGACGAGAAGTGGATATCCAGGGAAGACCGCGCGAAGGCCGAGGAACTGTTCAAGCGTTCCGGCGGATATATCATCCATAAGCTGGTAGGCTCGCAGAGCATGACCGAATGGATGATGTCGCCTAATTCGGTATCGTCCGCGGGTAGTTTCGGAGCGGGAAGCGGTTCCGGCGGTGTCGCCGCGAAAAAGCTCCCCGTGCAGAAGGGCCGCAAGTTCTGGGCCGAGCTTCATACCGAACTCATCGTGTACGGCGCGACCGAGCCCGACGCTATCGCGTCAGTGGGCGGAGTGCCGATCAAGCTGAGTCCCAACGGAACGTTCTCGGTACGTTTCTATCTCAAGGACGGCGACCATTCCGTGCCGTTTATCGCGACATCCCGCGACGAAGTGGATACGATCGAGATCACCCCGTATGTCGGGAAGCGCACCGAACGTATCGAACGGAAGAACAAGCCCGAATAAGTTTATTATCGAGGGTTGAATAGATAGGGCTGCCGGAAACGGCAGCCCTTGTTTTTATTGCGATGCATGACGAGTTACAGTTGGAAAAAACAATACCCCATTTCACACACCCTTTGCGCTCCCTACGGGGACAAGCGAGGGCAAGCGGATTTCACGGATGAACGCGGATAAACACATCGAGAATGGGATTACCCCCGGTCGGTTACGACATCCTCTCCACGCTTAGCGTGAAGACAAAGTGTCTTCACTCGATACTTCTCCCCTCCCCCTGCCTTCTGCCGAGCATCGGCAGACAGGTGGGAGTCGCGCAGGTGCTGCGCACACTAATGATAGGCTATATAATACATCGCAGGCTTGCGCATGTCTTTCCAGATATGTTGGTAATGGGTTTAGCCTGCGCGGATGCTGCGCACACTAACGCTAGGCTATGTATTACGTCGCAGGCTTGCGCGATGTCTTACCGGATAGTTTGGTAATGGGATAGGGGCACCCACGGGGTGCTTGACATTTATGGCTCATCGCTTTATCATTTTACCGGACATCGGAGGGGATTTTGACGCGATTATTAATTGTCAGCGACACGCACGGCAACATCAGCAAGCTGGACGATCTCATCAGGAAATACGACAAGCAGTACGAGTATATCTTCCATCTCGGCGACCGTTCCTATGACATCCAGTCGTTACAGGAGACCGCGGGGAATATTATCCTGATCAAGGGGAATATCGAAAGCGCCACCGGGCGCTCCAACGACGCGGGGGTGTACGAGACCACTCTTGAGATCGACGGGGTACGGGTGTTCGCCACCCACGGTCACCGTTACAGCGTCAAATCGACGCTGATTTTCCTGAAGAAGCAGGCGAGGAAGGTCAACGCCAATCTGGTATTTTTCGGGCATACGCACG includes these proteins:
- a CDS encoding DUF4912 domain-containing protein, whose product is MKKAELKDLKKADLEKKAKDLGIKVGAGMSKEDIIDQIVKVTKTSDGKGAKKKDDVKPLKQTKLNGISDTMKGESKKFEIEDKRGYVEPTYELVGDETYVLPPEYGDTKITLLVQDPYWMHAYWEINDDARKKFKIERGKHNMPMAIRVYNAKTKESFDVEINDNARSWYFKIPIAGLPFYAELGIKDAKGKFVVIAQSNTVNVPTDKPSEVIDEKWISREDRAKAEELFKRSGGYIIHKLVGSQSMTEWMMSPNSVSSAGSFGAGSGSGGVAAKKLPVQKGRKFWAELHTELIVYGATEPDAIASVGGVPIKLSPNGTFSVRFYLKDGDHSVPFIATSRDEVDTIEITPYVGKRTERIERKNKPE
- a CDS encoding YfcE family phosphodiesterase, which translates into the protein MTRLLIVSDTHGNISKLDDLIRKYDKQYEYIFHLGDRSYDIQSLQETAGNIILIKGNIESATGRSNDAGVYETTLEIDGVRVFATHGHRYSVKSTLIFLKKQARKVNANLVFFGHTHEKYLEIDDDIMYFNPGALSDNDYGYITLDKGEIVGIEHGYLSERW